In Polyangiaceae bacterium, the DNA window TGCGTCGTTGCGGCCGTCCCACATCAGTTGCGCGTTGCCCGCGCCCTTGGCGCCCACGTCGATGGTGCGCACCACTTCGCCGGCCTGATTGCGGATGGACACAGTGACCTTCTCCGCATCAGACGCCAGATTGAACGCCACCTGAGAGCCCACGCCGGTTCCGTCGACGGTGACCAGGTTGCCTTGAACGGTCGCGACCTTGCCCACCAGTGAAACGACCTGCGTGTTGGCCAAGCCGCGGTTCTGCAGGGCGAGCATGTCGAGGCGATCGTTGATGCCCATCGATTGCTCGAGCGACGAGAACTGCGCGAGCTCTGCCACGAACTGGGAGCTGTCCTGAGGCTTGAGGGGATCCTGATGACGAAGCTGGGCCACCAAGAGCTTCAAGAAGGCGTCCTGACCCATCGCCTGGTTTCCCGTCAGGGAAGACGTCAGCGAAGTCTGACTGCTGACACCGGTGACTGAATCGACCATTCCTTGCCTCAACCGAAAAAGTTCAATCGTCGCGAGCCACGGCGCTTGCGTTCTGCTTCACCGTGTTTCGCGTCGTTTGCATCCGAGTACCTTTGCCTCGCCATCCCTCGTGCAAGGACGGTGCCGAGGTTCTGCGTCTCGACAACCTGCACCGATCGCACGTCGAGCCCGGAGGCCTTGAGAGCGAGCTCCAAAGCGCGTCGTTCAGGCTCGAAAATGGCTTTGGTTTGCGCATGTTCCACGCCCAACCACACCCTCACACCGCCCGCGGAACGGTCCACCACCACGGCCACGTCGCCCAGCTCACCTGTGCTGACGTCCAGGCGAAT includes these proteins:
- a CDS encoding flagellar hook-length control protein FliK — encoded protein: MPTATTSESSETSSTSRIRLDVSTGELGDVAVVVDRSAGGVRVWLGVEHAQTKAIFEPERRALELALKASGLDVRSVQVVETQNLGTVLARGMARQRYSDANDAKHGEAERKRRGSRRLNFFG